One genomic region from Epinephelus fuscoguttatus linkage group LG8, E.fuscoguttatus.final_Chr_v1 encodes:
- the LOC125892535 gene encoding carcinoembryonic antigen-related cell adhesion molecule 5-like isoform X2 — protein sequence MDILTLLCIVSAAFTGLTKGAGVLPDVLNAAVGQTVMFTTTLTPPEKPFPVVGWTFGEKNIITFSGLNITAPEYEGRITLFMSTASLELRNVALHDSGEYSVVIFPLGEEFKTGNTRLNVYEPVSSVMATASSTDLVEFSSSVHLSCSASGSSLSFLWLNGSYEVTASDRVQLTDGGTILTILDVTRYDQGPFRCHVSNPVSDGTSDPITFSISYGPHNITLTMSPLKEYHAEGSNIDLMCSADSKPAAQFIWLLNGVLLSDTGPELKLMNIQMSHSGNYSCQAFNSKTLRYESSPPATISVLKRLSSASVTSSTNVPIEGNSVSLTCDAAGSVFTRKWMKDGSDLILSDNIILYDENRVLSFKSLTKKDSGEYSCTVSNPVSSDEAKYSMEVNCRWTRKCSNHRSKSDTSDRDLDFNLLC from the exons ATGGATATTTTAACTTTACTTTGTATTGTCTCTGCGGCTTTTACAG GTTTAACCAAAGGCGCTGGTGTGTTGCCTGATGTTCTGAATGCAGCTGTGGGACAGACGGTGATGTTCACCACAACACTGACTCCACCAGAGAAACCATTTCCAGTCGTGGGCTGGACATTTGgtgaaaaaaacataatcacTTTTAGTGGTTTGAATATAACTGCACCAGAGTATGAAGGCAGGATCACCCTCTTCATGTCTACTGCGTCTCTTGAGCTCAGAAATGTGGCTCTACATGACAGCGGAGAATATAGCGTTGTCATTTTTCCACTTGGAGAAGAATTTAAGACAGGGAACACAAGGCTGAATGTATATG AGCCAGTTTCCAGTGTAATGGCAACAGCCAGCAGCACAGACTTGGTGGAGTTCAGCagctctgtccatctgtcctgctctgcctctggatcctctctgtctttcctctggCTGAACGGCAGCTATGAGGTTACAGCCAGTGACAGAGTTCAACTCACTGATGGAGGCACCATTCTCACTATATTAGACGTGACCCGCTACGACCAGGGACCGTTCAGGTGTCATGTGTCCAATCCTGTCAGTGATGGCACCAGTGATCCAATAACCTTCTCCATCAGCT ACGGCCCACACAATATTACTTTGACAATGTCTCCGTTAAAAGAATACCATGCAGAAGGGTCAAACATCGACCTGATGTGCTCCGCTGACTCCAAACCTGCTGCCCAATTTATATGGCTTCTGAATGGAGTCCTGCTGTCTGATACTGGACCAGAGCTCAAACTGATGAACATTCAAATGAGTCACAGTGGGAACTACAGCTGTCAGGCCTTTAACAGCAAAACTCTGAGATATGAATCATCTCCACCTGCCACCATCTCTGTACTGA AGAGACTATCAAGTGCTTCAGTTACATCGTCAACAAACGTGCCGATTGAAGGAAACTCAGTCAGCTTAACCTGTGACGCTGCTGGCTCTGTCTTTACCAGAAAGTGGATGAAGGATGGCTCAGATCTGATCCTGTCTGACAACATAATACTTTACGATGAGAACAGAGTGCTGTCTTTTAAGAGCCTGACCAAAAAAGACAGTGGAGAATATTCCTGTACGGTCAGCAACCCCGTCAGCAGTGATGAAGCTAAATACTCCATGGAGGTCAACTGTAG ATGGACCAGAAAATGTTCAAATCACAGGTCCAAGTCAGATACATCTGACAGAGACCTTGACTTTAACCTGCTCTGCTGA
- the LOC125892535 gene encoding carcinoembryonic antigen-related cell adhesion molecule 5-like isoform X1: MDILTLLCIVSAAFTGLTKGAGVLPDVLNAAVGQTVMFTTTLTPPEKPFPVVGWTFGEKNIITFSGLNITAPEYEGRITLFMSTASLELRNVALHDSGEYSVVIFPLGEEFKTGNTRLNVYEPVSSVMATASSTDLVEFSSSVHLSCSASGSSLSFLWLNGSYEVTASDRVQLTDGGTILTILDVTRYDQGPFRCHVSNPVSDGTSDPITFSISYGPHNITLTMSPLKEYHAEGSNIDLMCSADSKPAAQFIWLLNGVLLSDTGPELKLMNIQMSHSGNYSCQAFNSKTLRYESSPPATISVLKRLSSASVTSSTNVPIEGNSVSLTCDAAGSVFTRKWMKDGSDLILSDNIILYDENRVLSFKSLTKKDSGEYSCTVSNPVSSDEAKYSMEVNYGPENVQITGPSQIHLTETLTLTCSAESRPLATYTWMLNGIKIHNSAVFTKDNIQHSDSGIYTCEAMDDVTGRKMSADHDLSVTGAPLFRGQV, from the exons ATGGATATTTTAACTTTACTTTGTATTGTCTCTGCGGCTTTTACAG GTTTAACCAAAGGCGCTGGTGTGTTGCCTGATGTTCTGAATGCAGCTGTGGGACAGACGGTGATGTTCACCACAACACTGACTCCACCAGAGAAACCATTTCCAGTCGTGGGCTGGACATTTGgtgaaaaaaacataatcacTTTTAGTGGTTTGAATATAACTGCACCAGAGTATGAAGGCAGGATCACCCTCTTCATGTCTACTGCGTCTCTTGAGCTCAGAAATGTGGCTCTACATGACAGCGGAGAATATAGCGTTGTCATTTTTCCACTTGGAGAAGAATTTAAGACAGGGAACACAAGGCTGAATGTATATG AGCCAGTTTCCAGTGTAATGGCAACAGCCAGCAGCACAGACTTGGTGGAGTTCAGCagctctgtccatctgtcctgctctgcctctggatcctctctgtctttcctctggCTGAACGGCAGCTATGAGGTTACAGCCAGTGACAGAGTTCAACTCACTGATGGAGGCACCATTCTCACTATATTAGACGTGACCCGCTACGACCAGGGACCGTTCAGGTGTCATGTGTCCAATCCTGTCAGTGATGGCACCAGTGATCCAATAACCTTCTCCATCAGCT ACGGCCCACACAATATTACTTTGACAATGTCTCCGTTAAAAGAATACCATGCAGAAGGGTCAAACATCGACCTGATGTGCTCCGCTGACTCCAAACCTGCTGCCCAATTTATATGGCTTCTGAATGGAGTCCTGCTGTCTGATACTGGACCAGAGCTCAAACTGATGAACATTCAAATGAGTCACAGTGGGAACTACAGCTGTCAGGCCTTTAACAGCAAAACTCTGAGATATGAATCATCTCCACCTGCCACCATCTCTGTACTGA AGAGACTATCAAGTGCTTCAGTTACATCGTCAACAAACGTGCCGATTGAAGGAAACTCAGTCAGCTTAACCTGTGACGCTGCTGGCTCTGTCTTTACCAGAAAGTGGATGAAGGATGGCTCAGATCTGATCCTGTCTGACAACATAATACTTTACGATGAGAACAGAGTGCTGTCTTTTAAGAGCCTGACCAAAAAAGACAGTGGAGAATATTCCTGTACGGTCAGCAACCCCGTCAGCAGTGATGAAGCTAAATACTCCATGGAGGTCAACT ATGGACCAGAAAATGTTCAAATCACAGGTCCAAGTCAGATACATCTGACAGAGACCTTGACTTTAACCTGCTCTGCTGAGTCCAGACCACTTGCCACTTACACCTGGATGCTGAATGGGATAAAGATACACAATTCTGCTGTGTTCACCAAAGACAACATTCAACATTCTGACAGTGGCATCTACACCTGCGAAGCGATGGATGACGTAACTGGAAGAAAAATGTCTGCAGACCATGATCTGTCTGTAACAG GAGCTCCATTATTTAGAGGTCAGGTTTGA